The following coding sequences are from one Geodermatophilus normandii window:
- a CDS encoding S8 family serine peptidase, whose protein sequence is MSRSRPHRFGAVLTGAAVSTLLVLAAAPAHAADEQVVLDVLKVVDGEYVVETVSVAASTASATEERLEARAEVVSVSPAVTYEVQGSPDPHWEADDPQAVSSVREVWPRTRGAGQVVAVLDTAVDTSHPDLAGASVPGTDTTGLPADTREWHGTAVAGVVAARADDGEGSAGMAPEARVMPVRVCAESSGCASAAVARGILWAADHGADVINMSLGGAGYSDVTAVAVRYALDRDVSVVASSGNDGLEGNPVMYPAANSGVVAVSSTTPDGAPSDWAVHGWQVDVSTVGEDVLVPVPGGGHVRADGTSFSGPAVAGAVALLRAGHPGTTPVQVQAALQAGADSSGTWDRGYGAGRLDVPAAFAAAGRAGDPPAATPSSQSVAVSWAPVPGATGYTLRVDGIQRAATAGTSTTVSGLVDGNQVAVDVQPSNGQRSRPVVVDVGPPVPPTPVLHSGTLRSSPGGAVLDLSASLPGATGPTSGSYWLIRDGVTLGTVGFTLSGTPATVGITVGTVPASETRWQVRPVTGYGRLGAVSNAVVAGSGRPAPPGAVSGLTGRVDGSKTLLTWDDLGPATTYEVRAGGAVVASPQTAGASLAAPPAGTSRDYSVAAVDAWGQPGPASSVTVTSPDTAPTTVPGAPGAVTAVAGDGRATVSWSAPATDGSPVTGYTVTAAPGGATARTTGATSATVTGLANGTPYTFTVTATNAAGTGPASAPSGAVTPWGVGAGPIGAAWSASGGRNGPLGAPVSGEQCGLAGGGCSQRFEHGALYWSAATGVHRLRGAILDRYETWGGPAALGYPTSDDTPDRVPGVWYSNFQYGDVVWSAGTGAQVVRGAILHRWWAVGASAGVLGLPVSSDAPVPGTGGWVVHFQGGSIWWSPATGAFDVRGAINGKYRAAGGPAYLGFPVAGEGVDRVPGVWYSNFQYGDVVWSAGTGAQVVRGAILHRWWAVGASAGVLGLPVSSDAPVPGTGGWVVHFQGGSIWWSPATGAFDVRGAINGKYRAAGGPAYLGFPVAGEGVDRVPGVWYSNFQYGDVVWSAGTGAQVVRGAILWSWQSVGAAGGALGLPVTSDAVAPGGAGYLVTFQRGTIYWSPATGARRVSGAHDAAYRAQGGTTSSLGYPVRDTTAVPGGERTDFQYGAVQTDGSGRVTISRTA, encoded by the coding sequence ATGTCGCGCTCCCGTCCCCACCGGTTCGGCGCCGTCCTGACCGGGGCGGCCGTCAGCACGTTGCTCGTCCTCGCCGCCGCACCCGCGCACGCGGCCGACGAGCAGGTGGTGCTCGACGTGCTCAAGGTCGTGGACGGCGAGTACGTCGTCGAGACCGTGTCGGTCGCCGCGAGCACCGCGTCGGCGACCGAGGAGCGCCTGGAGGCGCGGGCCGAGGTCGTCAGCGTCAGCCCGGCCGTCACGTACGAGGTGCAGGGGAGCCCCGACCCGCACTGGGAGGCGGACGACCCGCAGGCGGTGAGTTCCGTCCGGGAGGTCTGGCCGCGGACCAGGGGCGCGGGTCAGGTCGTGGCCGTCCTCGACACCGCGGTCGACACCTCGCACCCCGACCTCGCCGGCGCCTCCGTGCCGGGGACGGACACCACGGGTCTGCCCGCGGACACCCGGGAGTGGCACGGCACCGCGGTGGCCGGGGTCGTCGCCGCGCGGGCCGACGACGGGGAGGGCAGCGCCGGGATGGCGCCGGAGGCCCGGGTCATGCCGGTCCGTGTGTGCGCCGAGAGCAGTGGTTGCGCCTCGGCCGCGGTCGCCCGCGGCATCCTGTGGGCCGCCGACCACGGCGCCGACGTCATCAACATGTCGCTGGGCGGCGCCGGGTACTCCGACGTGACCGCGGTGGCCGTCCGGTACGCGCTGGACAGGGACGTCTCGGTCGTGGCCTCCAGCGGGAACGACGGCCTCGAGGGCAACCCCGTGATGTACCCGGCCGCCAACAGCGGGGTCGTGGCGGTCTCGTCGACGACGCCCGATGGCGCCCCCTCGGACTGGGCGGTGCACGGCTGGCAGGTCGACGTCTCGACCGTCGGCGAGGACGTCCTGGTCCCCGTGCCGGGGGGTGGTCACGTCCGTGCGGACGGTACGTCCTTCTCCGGCCCGGCGGTGGCCGGCGCGGTCGCCCTGCTGCGGGCCGGTCACCCGGGCACCACTCCCGTGCAGGTGCAGGCGGCACTGCAGGCCGGTGCCGACAGCTCCGGGACGTGGGACCGCGGCTACGGTGCCGGCCGCCTCGACGTGCCGGCCGCGTTCGCCGCGGCCGGCCGTGCGGGCGACCCGCCGGCCGCGACGCCGTCCTCGCAGTCGGTCGCCGTGAGCTGGGCACCGGTGCCCGGCGCCACCGGGTACACGCTCCGGGTCGACGGCATCCAGCGGGCCGCGACCGCCGGGACGAGCACGACGGTCAGCGGGCTGGTCGACGGCAACCAGGTCGCCGTCGACGTGCAGCCGAGCAACGGGCAGCGCAGCAGGCCGGTCGTCGTGGACGTCGGCCCCCCGGTGCCTCCGACCCCGGTACTGCACTCGGGGACGTTGAGGTCCTCGCCCGGCGGGGCCGTCCTCGACCTGTCGGCGTCGCTCCCCGGCGCGACCGGGCCCACCTCGGGCAGCTACTGGCTCATCCGGGACGGGGTGACCCTCGGGACGGTCGGCTTCACCCTGTCGGGAACGCCGGCCACCGTCGGCATCACCGTCGGCACGGTGCCGGCGAGCGAGACGCGCTGGCAGGTGCGGCCGGTGACCGGCTACGGCCGCCTCGGTGCCGTGTCCAACGCCGTGGTCGCCGGCAGCGGCCGTCCGGCGCCGCCCGGTGCGGTCAGCGGTCTCACCGGCCGCGTCGACGGGTCGAAGACGCTGCTGACCTGGGACGACCTCGGACCGGCGACCACCTACGAGGTGCGCGCCGGGGGCGCCGTCGTCGCCTCACCGCAGACGGCGGGCGCATCGCTGGCGGCACCGCCCGCCGGCACGTCGCGCGACTACTCCGTCGCCGCGGTCGACGCCTGGGGACAGCCCGGTCCCGCGTCGAGCGTGACGGTCACCTCTCCCGACACCGCGCCCACCACCGTCCCGGGCGCACCCGGCGCGGTGACGGCCGTGGCGGGTGACGGTCGTGCCACGGTGTCGTGGTCGGCGCCGGCGACCGACGGGAGCCCGGTGACCGGCTACACCGTCACGGCCGCCCCGGGCGGCGCGACGGCGCGCACCACCGGCGCGACGTCGGCCACGGTCACCGGCCTGGCCAACGGGACGCCGTACACGTTCACGGTGACGGCGACGAACGCGGCGGGGACCGGGCCGGCCAGCGCCCCCAGCGGGGCAGTGACCCCCTGGGGTGTCGGCGCCGGGCCGATCGGCGCCGCGTGGTCCGCCTCCGGCGGGCGCAACGGCCCGCTCGGTGCCCCGGTGTCCGGAGAGCAGTGCGGACTGGCCGGCGGGGGCTGCTCCCAGCGGTTCGAGCACGGTGCCCTCTACTGGTCCGCGGCCACCGGCGTCCACCGGCTCCGCGGGGCCATCCTCGACCGGTACGAGACCTGGGGCGGCCCCGCCGCGCTCGGCTACCCGACCAGCGACGACACCCCGGACCGGGTGCCGGGGGTCTGGTACTCCAACTTCCAGTACGGCGACGTCGTCTGGTCGGCGGGCACCGGTGCGCAGGTGGTGCGCGGGGCGATCCTGCACCGGTGGTGGGCGGTGGGTGCCTCCGCGGGTGTGCTGGGGCTGCCGGTGAGCAGTGACGCCCCCGTGCCGGGGACCGGCGGGTGGGTGGTGCACTTCCAGGGAGGGTCGATCTGGTGGTCGCCTGCCACCGGTGCCTTCGACGTGCGCGGGGCGATCAACGGCAAGTACCGGGCGGCCGGAGGCCCGGCCTACCTCGGGTTCCCGGTGGCCGGTGAGGGGGTCGACCGGGTGCCGGGGGTCTGGTACTCCAACTTCCAGTACGGGGACGTCGTCTGGTCGGCGGGCACCGGTGCGCAGGTGGTGCGCGGGGCGATCCTGCACCGGTGGTGGGCGGTGGGTGCCTCCGCGGGTGTGCTGGGGCTGCCGGTGAGCAGTGACGCCCCCGTGCCGGGGACCGGCGGGTGGGTGGTGCACTTCCAGGGAGGGTCGATCTGGTGGTCGCCTGCCACCGGTGCCTTCGACGTGCGCGGGGCGATCAACGGCAAGTACCGGGCGGCCGGAGGCCCGGCCTACCTCGGGTTCCCGGTGGCCGGTGAGGGGGTCGACCGGGTGCCGGGGGTCTGGTACTCCAACTTCCAGTACGGCGACGTCGTCTGGTCGGCGGGCACCGGTGCGCAGGTGGTGCGCGGGGCGATCCTCTGGAGCTGGCAGTCCGTGGGGGCCGCAGGCGGTGCACTCGGCCTGCCGGTCACCAGCGACGCCGTCGCGCCCGGTGGCGCGGGGTACCTGGTGACCTTCCAGCGCGGGACGATCTACTGGTCACCGGCCACCGGCGCCCGCCGGGTGAGCGGCGCCCACGACGCCGCCTACCGCGCCCAGGGTGGGACCACCTCCAGCCTCGGCTACCCGGTCCGCGACACGACCGCCGTGCCGGGCGGTGAGCGGACGGACTTCCAGTACGGGGCCGTCCAGACCGACGGCAGCGGGCGGGTCACGATCTCCCGTACCGCGTGA
- a CDS encoding acetyl/propionyl/methylcrotonyl-CoA carboxylase subunit alpha produces the protein MQKVLIANRGEIAVRVARACRDAGLTSVAVYAEPDRDALHVRAADEAFALGGTTPGDSYLVIDKILDAAKRSGADAVHPGYGFLSENAGFAQAVLDAGLTWIGPSPQAIIDLGDKVAARHIATRAGAPLVPGTKDPVGGADEVLAFAREHGLPVAIKAAFGGGGRGLKVARTEEEIPELFESAVREAVAAFGRGECFVERFLDKPRHVEAQVLADTHGNVIVVGTRDCSLQRRNQKLVEEAPAPFLTDEQRARIHSSAKAICREAGYHGAGTVEYLVGVDGSISFLEVNTRLQVEHPVSEETSGIDLVRQQFRIADGLPLEITEDPAPRGHSIEFRINAEDAGRNFMPAPGPVTRLEIPQGPGVRWDSGVETGGEVAGAFDSMLAKLIVTGASREEALQRARRALDELVVEGMPTVVPFHRAVVRDEAFTSEPFTVHTRWIETEWDNQVPPYSAAPADAEEEAPRQTVVVEVGGRRLEVSLPAGLAAGGGAAPAGGGAKPRKRGSGHGGSGASGDSLTSPMQGTIVKVAVTDGASVQAGDLVVVLEAMKMEQPITAHKAGTVTGLSAEVGATVTSGAVLCTIADSAEAPAA, from the coding sequence GTGCAGAAGGTCCTGATCGCCAACCGCGGCGAGATCGCCGTCCGGGTGGCCCGTGCGTGCAGGGACGCCGGGCTCACCAGCGTGGCCGTGTACGCCGAGCCCGACCGGGATGCGCTGCACGTCCGCGCCGCCGACGAGGCCTTCGCCCTCGGCGGGACGACGCCCGGCGACTCCTACCTGGTCATCGACAAGATCCTCGACGCCGCCAAGCGCTCCGGCGCCGACGCCGTCCACCCCGGCTACGGCTTCCTGTCGGAGAACGCCGGCTTCGCACAGGCGGTGCTCGACGCCGGGCTGACCTGGATCGGGCCCTCCCCCCAGGCGATCATCGACCTCGGGGACAAGGTCGCCGCCCGGCACATCGCCACCAGGGCCGGCGCGCCGCTGGTGCCCGGCACCAAGGACCCGGTCGGCGGCGCCGACGAGGTGCTCGCCTTCGCCCGCGAGCACGGCCTGCCGGTGGCCATCAAGGCCGCCTTCGGCGGTGGCGGGCGCGGCCTGAAGGTCGCCCGCACCGAGGAGGAGATCCCGGAGCTGTTCGAGTCCGCCGTCCGCGAGGCGGTCGCCGCCTTCGGCCGCGGCGAGTGCTTCGTCGAGCGGTTCCTCGACAAGCCGCGGCACGTCGAGGCACAGGTCCTGGCCGACACGCACGGCAACGTGATCGTCGTCGGCACCCGCGACTGCTCGCTGCAGCGGCGCAACCAGAAGCTCGTCGAGGAGGCCCCCGCGCCGTTCCTCACCGACGAGCAGCGGGCGCGCATCCACTCCTCGGCCAAGGCCATCTGCAGGGAGGCCGGCTACCACGGCGCCGGCACCGTCGAGTACCTCGTGGGCGTCGACGGGTCGATCTCCTTCCTGGAGGTCAACACCCGGCTGCAGGTGGAGCACCCGGTCAGCGAGGAGACCAGCGGCATCGACCTGGTCCGCCAGCAGTTCCGCATCGCCGACGGCCTGCCGCTGGAGATCACCGAGGACCCGGCGCCGCGCGGGCACAGCATCGAGTTCCGGATCAACGCCGAGGACGCCGGCCGCAACTTCATGCCGGCGCCCGGCCCGGTCACCCGGCTGGAGATCCCCCAGGGCCCCGGTGTGCGCTGGGACTCCGGCGTCGAGACCGGCGGTGAGGTGGCCGGCGCGTTCGACTCGATGCTGGCCAAGCTGATCGTCACCGGCGCCAGCCGCGAGGAGGCGCTGCAGCGTGCCCGTCGCGCGCTGGACGAACTGGTGGTCGAGGGCATGCCCACGGTCGTCCCGTTCCACCGCGCCGTCGTCCGCGACGAGGCCTTCACCAGCGAGCCGTTCACCGTGCACACCCGCTGGATCGAGACCGAGTGGGACAACCAGGTCCCGCCCTACAGCGCCGCCCCGGCCGACGCCGAGGAGGAGGCGCCGCGGCAGACCGTCGTCGTCGAGGTCGGCGGGCGGCGGCTGGAGGTCTCGCTGCCCGCGGGCCTGGCCGCCGGAGGCGGGGCGGCACCGGCCGGTGGCGGGGCCAAGCCGCGCAAGCGGGGCTCCGGGCACGGTGGCTCGGGAGCGTCCGGCGACTCCCTCACCTCGCCGATGCAGGGCACGATCGTCAAGGTCGCCGTCACCGACGGCGCCTCGGTCCAGGCGGGCGACCTCGTCGTGGTCCTCGAGGCGATGAAGATGGAGCAGCCCATCACCGCGCACAAGGCGGGCACGGTGACCGGCCTGTCGGCCGAGGTCGGCGCCACGGTGACCAGCGGCGCGGTCCTCTGCACCATCGCCGACTCCGCGGAGGCACCGGCCGCCTGA